The following coding sequences are from one Solea solea chromosome 4, fSolSol10.1, whole genome shotgun sequence window:
- the nectin1a gene encoding nectin cell adhesion molecule 1a: protein MENMGLWIFLITTCVVPGVQSQTVEMDDGKWAFVGSKVDLRCRFINSSPPVKISQVTWQKLVNGTKQNVAIANPSLGVSVAPTYRDRVTFKNAAVRRRTPTLEDTTITFSSLRLADESAYICEYTTFPAGNRENTVNLTVYVRPTTRMSLSTPTLVARSSNLRTPVASCICANGKPAGVIRWETKVPGEVSTREFRNSDGTFTVHSDYILVPSRETHRETLTCVTTYNDEVFTDSLTLDVQYEPEVSVDGFDGNWYLNRENVELSCTADANPAVSLYQWRLINGSIPSSAEIRDSVLSFRGPVTYELQGTYVCDATNSIGTQSGSVDVSVIEKPLPQIATSDVISVIALLLAAGVLMGITITVLVLKIRSRKDDSLNTSPSRKLAQPIRKRPGEDIQHSGRFYEELPNTADYVSYRLACNKDDYPEPYSPPLNPPLSFLPQQPYHSSQPTTTTNNSSSCNTPKNTFSPPSHTAAIFKYPSVPGLAPPPPPGVAAYTFPKEQYV, encoded by the exons GAGTCCAGAGTCAGACTGTGGAGATGGACGATGGGAAGTGGGCGTTTGTCGGCTCAAAGGTGGATCTCCGCTGTCGCTTCATCAACAGTTCTCCACCTGTCAAAATCTCACAG GTCACATGGCAGAAACTGGTGAACGGCACCAAGCAGAACGTGGCCATCGCCAACCCCTCCCTCGGCGTGTCTGTGGCCCCGACCTACAGGGACCGCGTGACCTTTAAGAACGCGGCGGTGAGGCGACGAACTCCGACCCTCGAGGACACCACCATCACCTTCTCCTCGCTCCGCCTCGCTGACGAGTCCGCGTACATCTGTGAATACACCACGTTCCCCGCTGGGAACCGAGAGAACACTGTGAACCTCACCGTCTACG TTCGTCCAACGACTCGGATGAGTCTGTCCACGCCCACTCTGGTGGCTCGCTCGTCCAACCTGAGGACGCCTGTGGCCAGCTGCATCTGTGCCAACGGGAAACCAGCCGGTGTCATCAG GTGGGAGACAAAGGTTCCAGGAGAAGTGTCCACTCGGGAGTTCAGAAACTCAGACGGGACGTTCACTGTCCACAGTGATTACATCCTGGTGCCGAGCAGAGAAACTCACAGGGAGACGCTGACGTGCGTCACCACCTACAACGACGAGGTCTTCACTGACAGCCTCACTCTGGATGTTCAGT atGAGCCGGAGGTTTCAGTGGACGGGTTTGACGGGAACTGGTATCTGAACCGAGAGAACGTGGAGCTGAGCTGCACGGCCGATGCTAACCCGGCTGTTTCTCTGTATCAGTGGAGACT GATCAACGGCTCCATACCGAGCAGCGCTGAGATCCGTGACAGCGTGCTGAGCTTCAGAGGTCCGGTCACGTACGAGCTGCAGGGAACGTACGTTTGTGACGCCACCAACAGCATCGGGACGCAGTCGGGCTCTGTGGACGTCAGCGTCATAG aaAAACCACTCCCACAGATTGCTAcgagtgacgtcatcagtgtgATTGCGTTGTTACTGGCTGCCGGAGTGCTCATGGGCATCACCATCACGGTGCTGGTCCTCAAAATAAGAAGCAGAAAAGACGACTCCTT AAACACTTCACCATCCAGAAAACTGGCCCAGCCCATCAGGAAAAGACCAGGCGAGGACATTCAG CATTCAGGGCGTTTTTACGAGGAGCTTCCAAACACAGCAGACTACGTGAGCTACAGACTGGCCTGTAACAAAGACGACTACCCTGAACCGTACTCTCCTCCTCTCAACCCTCCACTCTCGTTCCTGCCGCAGCAGCCGTACCATTCCTCAcaacccaccaccaccaccaacaacagcagcagctgcaacaCGCCCAAAAACACCTTCTCCCCTCCTTCACACACGGCGGCCATCTTTAAATACCCGTCAGTACCAGgtctggctcctcctcctcctccaggagtGGCGGCGTACACGTTTCCTAAAGAACAGTACGTCTGA